One segment of Castanea sativa cultivar Marrone di Chiusa Pesio chromosome 3, ASM4071231v1 DNA contains the following:
- the LOC142629083 gene encoding serine/threonine-protein kinase 54-like, with protein MKERSKGFVREEIKRIDEQLQRNLSLRSMQKQKLDDKGMQKQQNLHDKEKKKVRFTEKQDWEIDPSKLIIKQVIAPGAFGTVHRGIYDGQDVAVKVLEEQRAKGDIASLRIAFTREVSIWPKLDHPNIAKCLGATLGTSGLKFHTHNKQIDMQSDAATSASVIIEYLPCGTLTSYLRKNRKRKLAFKTVVRMALDLARGLSYLHSRKIVHRDIKTENLLLDKNHTLKIIDFDVACLEASNPNEMTARLGTLGYMAPEVLESKPYDRKCDVYSFGICLWEIYCCDVAPYPNVILSDRSSTVVYQNIIPEIPKCCPSSLAEIMRKCWDVNPNNRPEMEEVVIMLKAIDTSKGKGMKTLYGPLGCLLFCR; from the exons ATGAAAGAAAGGAGTAAGGGATTTGTGAGGGAGGAAATTAAGAGAATAGACGAGCAGCTTCAAAGGAATCTAAGCCTACGGAGCATGCAGAAGCAGAAACTTGACGATAAAGGCATGCAGAAGCAGCAGAACCTTCatgataaagaaaagaagaaagtgaGATTTACAGAAAAACAAGACTGGGAAATCGATCCCTCTAAGCTTATCATAAAACAAGTTATTGCTCCTGGTGCCTTTGGTACTGTTCATAGAGGCATCTATGATGGCCAAGACGTTGCTG ttaAAGTCCTGGAAGAACAAAGAGCAAAAGGTGATATAGCTTCACTTAGGATTGCTTTTACACGGGAGGTTTCTATTTGGCCTAAGCTTGATCATCCTAATATTGCTAAG tGCCTTGGAGCAACATTGGGCACATCAGGCTTGAAATTCCATACACATAACAAGCAAATTGACATGCAAAGTGATGCAGCTACTTCTGCTAGTGTTATTATTGAGTATCTTCCTTGTGGTACTCTAACATCTTACCTAAGAAAGAATCGGAAAAGGAAGCTGGCTTTCAAAACTGTAGTACGAATGGCATTAGATCTTGCAAGAGG gtTGAGTTACCTTCATTCTCGGAAGATTGTTCACAGAGACATAAAGACAGAAAACTTGCTTCTTGACAAAAATCACACTCTAAAGATAATTGACTTTGATGTTGCTTGTCTTGAGGCTTCAAATCCTAATGAGATGACTGCTAGATTAGGGACCCTTGGCTACATGGCTCCTGAG GTACTTGAAAGTAAACCATATGATAGAAAATGCGACGTTTACAGTTTTGGAATTTGCTTGTGGGAGATATATTGTTGCGATGTGGCACCATATCCTAATGTTATATTATCAGATCGATCTTCAACTGTTGTTTATCAG AATATAATACCAGAGATACCCAAATGTTGCCCAAGCTCTCTAGCAGAAATTATGAGGAAGTGTTGGGATGTAAACCCCAACAATAGACCAGAGATGGAAGAGGTAGTAATTATGTTAAAAGCCATTGACACTTCAAAGGGAAAAGGGATGAAAACTTTGTATGGACCACTGGGCTGTTTACTCTTCTGCAGATGA